The Candidatus Methylomirabilota bacterium genome has a segment encoding these proteins:
- a CDS encoding (2Fe-2S)-binding protein, protein MRTRLSLTVNGETHDVLVAVHKTLLEVLREDLGLTGTKHGCELGECGTCTVLVDGEPVLSCLALPADLAGREIETVEGMAEGGRLHPLQQAFAELGAAQCGYCTPGILLTAKALLADRPHPTRREIREALAGNLCRCTGYTKILEAVELASLRTGVAR, encoded by the coding sequence ATGCGGACCCGGCTGTCCCTGACCGTCAACGGCGAGACGCACGACGTCCTCGTGGCCGTCCACAAGACCCTCCTCGAGGTGCTGCGCGAGGACCTGGGGCTGACGGGCACCAAGCACGGCTGCGAGCTCGGCGAGTGCGGCACCTGCACGGTGCTCGTGGACGGCGAGCCCGTGCTCTCGTGCCTGGCCCTGCCCGCGGACCTCGCCGGCCGAGAGATCGAGACGGTCGAGGGGATGGCCGAGGGTGGGCGCCTCCACCCGCTCCAGCAGGCGTTCGCCGAGCTCGGCGCCGCCCAATGCGGCTACTGCACACCGGGGATCCTCTTGACGGCCAAGGCGCTCCTCGCCGACCGCCCCCACCCGACGCGGCGGGAGATCAGAGAGGCGCTCGCCGGCAATCTCTGCCGCTGCACCGGGTACACGAAGATCCTCGAGGCCGTCGAGCTGGCCTCGCTGCGCACCGGAGTCGCGCGATGA